The following are from one region of the Microbacterium sp. BK668 genome:
- the xseA gene encoding exodeoxyribonuclease VII large subunit encodes MNTFRPEAVAGEAPPADSVHPRESSPQSPTSVSRLNETIRGFVEKWGFVWVEGEITSWNMRGGNVFGRLKDLGSDSLISFRLWSKTLARVPGDLKVGDHVIACVKADYFVRQGDFSFTVSSMRHVGLGDQLERLERLRAQLRAEGLFDPSRKKALPFLPHTIGLITGENSDAEKDVHRNAELRWPQVRFRTKYAAVQGERCVPETIAAVKALDAAPDVDVIIIARGGGDPQTLLGFSDERLVRAVAAASTPVVSAIGHENDHPLLDDVADLRASTPTDAARRVVPDVAEQRAIVAQLRSRLTMRLTHRLQHDIAQLEQLRSRPALRAPESMLESRSQHLWLVAARGRDIVDRVLEVQGRRTAELRATLRALSPASTLARGYAIAHLSDGVIVRDATQAPPGAEVVVTVGRGSFAARSEGEIAEDAPGS; translated from the coding sequence ATGAACACGTTCCGGCCGGAAGCCGTTGCCGGCGAAGCGCCGCCCGCCGACTCGGTGCACCCGCGCGAATCGAGTCCGCAGTCGCCGACCTCGGTGTCGCGTCTCAACGAGACCATCCGCGGATTCGTCGAGAAGTGGGGCTTCGTGTGGGTCGAGGGCGAGATCACGTCCTGGAACATGCGCGGCGGCAACGTCTTCGGTCGACTGAAAGACCTCGGGTCCGACTCGCTCATCTCCTTCCGGCTGTGGTCCAAGACGCTCGCACGCGTGCCCGGAGACCTCAAGGTCGGCGACCACGTCATCGCGTGCGTGAAGGCCGACTACTTCGTCCGGCAGGGGGACTTCAGCTTCACCGTCTCGTCGATGCGTCACGTCGGCCTGGGCGACCAGCTCGAGCGGCTGGAGCGCCTGCGTGCCCAGCTGCGCGCCGAGGGGCTGTTCGATCCGTCGCGCAAGAAGGCGCTTCCGTTCCTCCCGCACACCATCGGCCTCATCACGGGCGAGAACTCCGATGCCGAGAAGGACGTCCACCGCAACGCCGAGCTGCGCTGGCCCCAGGTGCGCTTCCGGACGAAGTACGCGGCCGTGCAGGGCGAGCGCTGCGTCCCCGAGACGATCGCCGCCGTCAAGGCGCTGGATGCCGCACCCGACGTGGACGTCATCATCATCGCGCGCGGGGGCGGCGACCCGCAGACGCTCCTCGGCTTCAGCGATGAGCGGCTCGTGCGGGCGGTGGCCGCGGCATCCACTCCCGTCGTCAGCGCCATCGGGCACGAGAACGACCACCCGCTGCTCGATGACGTCGCCGATCTGCGCGCGTCGACGCCGACCGACGCCGCCAGGAGGGTCGTCCCCGATGTCGCGGAGCAGCGCGCGATCGTCGCTCAGCTGCGCTCGCGGCTCACCATGCGCCTCACCCACCGCCTGCAGCACGACATCGCGCAGCTCGAGCAGCTCCGCTCACGTCCCGCGCTGCGTGCGCCGGAGTCCATGCTCGAGTCCCGTTCGCAGCACCTCTGGCTGGTCGCCGCGCGCGGCCGCGACATCGTCGACCGCGTCCTGGAGGTCCAGGGCCGCCGTACCGCGGAGCTCCGGGCCACTCTGCGCGCCCTCTCCCCCGCGTCGACCCTGGCGCGCGGATACGCCATCGCCCACCTGTCGGACGGCGTCATCGTGCGCGACGCGACGCAGGCCCCGCCGGGCGCGGAGGTCGTCGTGACCGTAGGACGGGGGTCGTTCGCCGCGCGCTCGGAGGGCGAGATCGCCGAGGACGCCCCCGGCTCGTGA
- a CDS encoding DUF4245 family protein — MAKAPRIVAELGRPETPEETAERKARFSAAYRSSQNTRNLVAALLATLAVVLVIVFAVPRGSIPERKPADVAAVAETVSAVEGRAVVVPDVPSTWRANSAAIEGDSVKAWTVVYVPSEASGFLRVAQGFDADAAWPARVLKGAGASGTRTIEGVEWTVYDIPDPARAGNVSIALSTQAGPDTILIYGSTDEATAETAARAVADQAKTLAQEAP; from the coding sequence ATGGCGAAGGCTCCCCGCATCGTCGCCGAACTCGGACGCCCCGAGACACCCGAGGAGACGGCCGAGCGCAAGGCCCGGTTCTCGGCCGCGTACCGCTCGAGCCAGAACACGCGCAATCTCGTCGCGGCGCTGCTGGCAACCCTCGCCGTCGTGCTCGTCATCGTCTTCGCCGTCCCTCGGGGATCGATCCCGGAGCGCAAACCCGCCGATGTCGCCGCTGTGGCCGAGACGGTCTCCGCGGTCGAGGGTCGCGCCGTCGTCGTGCCCGACGTGCCCTCGACGTGGCGCGCCAACAGCGCGGCCATCGAGGGAGACTCGGTGAAGGCGTGGACCGTCGTCTACGTCCCGAGCGAGGCATCCGGCTTCCTTCGCGTGGCGCAGGGCTTCGACGCGGATGCCGCGTGGCCGGCCCGCGTGCTGAAGGGCGCCGGCGCGTCGGGAACCCGGACGATCGAGGGCGTGGAGTGGACGGTGTACGACATCCCCGACCCCGCCCGGGCCGGGAACGTGTCGATCGCGCTCAGCACGCAGGCGGGGCCCGACACGATCCTCATCTACGGGTCGACCGACGAGGCCACCGCCGAGACGGCGGCGCGCGCCGTCGCCGATCAGGCGAAGACTCTCGCCCAGGAGGCGCCGTGA
- a CDS encoding DUF6264 family protein translates to MSQPGPADQRPRPAYGEYATPEEQRARIQQPDATWALETGQAPDEPATAEAPRRPLDSPSDAVRSGRSIDRIVTLSLLIVGAFNVVFTAISYFNLPALADQAMQIIGIPGSFSNFEAARLWGPIAAIVLIVGFLATAFFAWRRVGRGKLAWWIPLVGAAATYLVVWVCLAVPLVGDPAFMEYATNPR, encoded by the coding sequence GTGAGCCAGCCCGGCCCGGCCGACCAGCGCCCGCGTCCGGCCTACGGCGAGTACGCCACACCGGAGGAGCAGCGCGCGCGGATCCAGCAGCCCGATGCGACATGGGCGCTGGAGACCGGGCAGGCGCCCGACGAGCCGGCCACCGCCGAGGCTCCGCGCCGCCCCTTAGACAGCCCCTCCGATGCCGTCCGATCGGGTCGCAGCATCGATCGCATCGTCACGCTGTCTCTGCTCATCGTCGGTGCGTTCAACGTCGTCTTCACGGCGATCTCGTACTTCAACCTTCCGGCTCTCGCCGATCAGGCCATGCAGATCATCGGCATCCCCGGCAGCTTCTCGAACTTCGAGGCCGCCCGCCTGTGGGGACCGATCGCCGCGATCGTGCTGATCGTCGGCTTCCTCGCGACGGCGTTCTTCGCCTGGCGGCGGGTCGGACGCGGGAAGCTCGCGTGGTGGATCCCGCTGGTCGGCGCCGCCGCGACCTACCTGGTCGTGTGGGTGTGCCTCGCGGTGCCGCTCGTCGGCGACCCCGCCTTCATGGAGTACGCGACGAACCCGCGCTGA
- a CDS encoding class II fumarate hydratase produces MSDRSDSELPGSTGSANSTEYRIEHDTMGEVRVPRNALYAAQTQRAVENFPISGDPLDPAQIVALARIKKAAALANKELGTLDATIADAIARAADRIIGGEHADQFPIDVYQTGSGTSSNMNMNEVLATLATRDLGRTVHPNDHVNASQSSNDVFPTSVHIAVTQELIDDLIPALDHLAVALEAKAEEWKTVVKSGRTHLMDATPVTLGQEFGGYARQMRLGIERVQAVLPRVAEVPLGGTAVGTGINTPAGFPQKVLQLIVDDTELPITEAKDHFEAQANRDGLVEASGALRTIAVSLTKINNDLRWMGSGPNTGLGELHIPDLQPGSSIMPGKVNPVVPEATLMVCARVIGNDATIAWAGASGLFELNVAIPVMGTALLESIRLLANAMRILADKTIDGLKADVERAAAYAGMSPSIVTPLNKLIGYEAAAKIAKHSVAKGITVREAVIDLGYVDRGELTIEQLDEKLDLLSMTRPG; encoded by the coding sequence ATGAGCGACAGAAGCGATTCGGAGCTTCCGGGCAGCACAGGCAGCGCGAACAGTACCGAGTACCGCATCGAGCACGACACGATGGGCGAGGTGCGCGTCCCGAGGAACGCGCTGTACGCGGCGCAGACCCAGCGCGCCGTGGAGAACTTCCCCATCTCGGGTGATCCGCTCGACCCGGCGCAGATCGTCGCGCTGGCCCGGATCAAGAAGGCCGCGGCGCTCGCGAACAAGGAGCTGGGCACGCTCGACGCCACCATCGCCGACGCGATCGCGCGGGCCGCCGATCGCATCATCGGCGGCGAGCACGCGGACCAGTTCCCGATCGACGTCTACCAGACCGGCAGCGGCACGTCGTCGAACATGAACATGAACGAGGTCCTCGCGACACTCGCGACGCGCGACCTCGGCCGGACGGTGCACCCGAACGACCACGTCAACGCCTCGCAGTCGTCGAACGATGTCTTCCCGACCTCGGTGCACATCGCGGTGACGCAGGAGCTCATCGACGATCTCATCCCCGCCCTCGATCACCTCGCGGTCGCCCTCGAGGCGAAGGCGGAGGAGTGGAAGACGGTCGTGAAATCGGGTCGCACCCACCTCATGGATGCCACTCCCGTCACGCTCGGCCAGGAGTTCGGCGGGTACGCGCGTCAGATGCGACTGGGCATCGAGCGCGTACAGGCCGTCCTCCCCCGGGTTGCCGAGGTGCCCCTCGGCGGAACCGCCGTAGGCACAGGCATCAACACGCCGGCGGGGTTCCCGCAGAAGGTGCTGCAGCTCATCGTCGACGACACCGAGCTGCCCATCACCGAGGCCAAGGACCACTTCGAGGCGCAGGCGAACCGCGACGGCCTGGTCGAGGCATCCGGCGCCCTTCGCACGATCGCGGTCTCGCTCACGAAGATCAACAACGATCTGCGCTGGATGGGTTCGGGGCCCAACACGGGACTGGGCGAGCTGCACATCCCCGACCTCCAGCCGGGTTCGTCCATCATGCCGGGCAAGGTGAACCCGGTCGTCCCGGAGGCGACGCTGATGGTGTGCGCGCGCGTGATCGGCAACGACGCGACGATCGCGTGGGCGGGCGCCTCGGGGCTGTTCGAGCTCAACGTCGCCATCCCTGTCATGGGTACCGCGCTGCTGGAGTCGATCCGCCTGCTCGCCAACGCGATGCGCATCCTCGCCGACAAGACGATCGACGGACTGAAGGCTGATGTCGAGCGGGCGGCCGCCTACGCGGGCATGTCGCCCTCGATCGTGACTCCGCTCAACAAGCTCATCGGGTACGAGGCGGCGGCCAAGATCGCCAAGCACTCCGTCGCGAAGGGCATCACCGTCCGGGAGGCCGTCATCGACCTCGGCTACGTCGACCGCGGCGAGCTGACGATCGAGCAGCTCGACGAGAAGCTCGACCTGCTCTCGATGACCCGCCCGGGATGA
- a CDS encoding 4-hydroxy-3-methylbut-2-enyl diphosphate reductase produces MPVPRVPRRRERLQDIPVNGHKRVLLASPRGYCAGVDRAVIAVEKALERFGAPVYVRKQIVHNIHVVTELEQKGAIFVEEVDEVPEGAHVVFSAHGVSPAVVNAASDRGLLAIDATCPLVTKVHREAVRFARDDFEILLIGHLGHEEVEGTAGEAPDHVTIVNSPDEADTVEVRDPSKVVWLSQTTLSVDETMETVRRLRVRFPELQDPPSDDICYATQNRQVAIKKVAKDADLVIVVGSANSSNSVRLVEVALEHGAKAAYRVDYADEVEQAWLEGVETVGVTSGASVPEVLVQEVLAELAGAGYRDVEQIQTAEEDLLFSLPKELRSDASGRRDHRALGGRSRS; encoded by the coding sequence ATGCCCGTGCCGCGCGTCCCGCGGCGGCGCGAGCGCCTACAGGATATCCCCGTGAACGGACACAAGCGGGTCCTCCTCGCCTCGCCCCGCGGCTACTGCGCGGGAGTCGACCGTGCCGTCATCGCGGTGGAGAAGGCGCTCGAGCGCTTCGGCGCGCCCGTGTACGTGCGCAAGCAGATCGTCCACAACATCCACGTCGTGACCGAGCTCGAGCAGAAGGGCGCGATCTTCGTCGAGGAGGTCGACGAGGTGCCCGAGGGCGCGCACGTCGTGTTCAGCGCGCACGGCGTCTCGCCGGCGGTCGTGAACGCGGCGTCCGATCGCGGGCTGCTGGCGATCGATGCCACGTGCCCGCTCGTCACGAAGGTGCACCGCGAGGCCGTCCGGTTCGCGCGCGACGACTTCGAGATCCTGCTGATCGGTCACCTCGGACACGAGGAGGTCGAGGGAACGGCGGGCGAGGCCCCCGACCACGTGACGATCGTGAACTCCCCCGATGAGGCCGACACCGTCGAGGTGAGGGATCCGTCGAAGGTCGTATGGCTGTCGCAGACGACGCTGTCGGTCGACGAGACGATGGAGACGGTGCGCCGCCTCCGCGTGAGGTTCCCGGAGCTCCAGGATCCGCCGTCGGACGACATCTGCTACGCGACGCAGAACCGTCAGGTCGCGATCAAGAAGGTCGCGAAGGATGCCGATCTGGTCATCGTCGTGGGATCGGCGAACTCGTCGAACAGCGTGCGGCTCGTCGAGGTCGCGCTCGAGCACGGTGCGAAGGCGGCGTACCGCGTGGACTACGCCGACGAGGTGGAGCAGGCCTGGCTCGAGGGGGTCGAGACGGTCGGGGTGACCTCCGGCGCCTCGGTGCCCGAGGTGCTCGTGCAGGAGGTGCTCGCAGAGCTCGCCGGCGCCGGGTATCGCGACGTCGAGCAGATCCAGACGGCCGAGGAGGATCTCCTGTTCTCGCTCCCGAAGGAGCTCCGGTCGGATGCCTCGGGCCGCCGCGACCACCGCGCGCTCGGTGGGCGGAGCCGCTCGTGA
- a CDS encoding sigma-70 family RNA polymerase sigma factor, which yields MPPDDDARLTALYDAHAAPVWRYVVKLTGDRAGADDVVQETLLRAWRTPKILAQDPSTTRAWMITVARRIVIDEARSARRRHERTVAELPEKAAGDEVDQLFEAILIQEALTALTDDHRAVIVKAYYRGLSVAQTAIELGIPEGTVKSRLHYGLRALRLALQERGVTR from the coding sequence ATGCCACCCGACGACGACGCGCGTCTGACGGCCCTGTACGACGCGCACGCCGCGCCGGTGTGGCGGTACGTCGTGAAGCTGACGGGCGATCGAGCGGGCGCCGACGACGTCGTGCAGGAGACTCTGCTCCGCGCATGGCGGACGCCGAAGATCCTCGCGCAGGATCCTTCGACGACCCGGGCGTGGATGATCACGGTCGCGCGCCGCATCGTCATCGATGAGGCGCGCAGCGCCCGCCGGCGCCATGAGCGCACGGTCGCGGAACTGCCCGAGAAGGCCGCGGGCGACGAGGTCGATCAGCTCTTCGAGGCGATCCTCATACAGGAGGCGCTCACCGCCCTCACCGACGACCATCGCGCCGTCATCGTGAAGGCCTACTACCGCGGGCTCAGCGTCGCACAGACCGCGATCGAGCTCGGCATCCCCGAGGGGACCGTCAAGTCGAGGCTCCATTACGGTCTCCGCGCGCTCCGGCTCGCGCTCCAGGAGAGGGGGGTGACGCGATGA
- a CDS encoding MOSC domain-containing protein produces the protein MPRLLAVCVVHQLRRDPGNGVTAIDKRAVAGPVRIRAFGAYGDVQADRKHHGGLDKALYAYAQEDARFWEAELGRELAPGFFGENLRTEGLDVNAARIGERWRIGSRVELEVTMPRTPCGTFARRVGGAHQRGWVKRFSAERRLGPYLRVVRTGTVEAGDEIVVVPAPDGAPGLLDGYRDPL, from the coding sequence ATGCCCCGCCTCCTCGCCGTCTGCGTCGTGCACCAGTTGCGTCGTGATCCGGGGAACGGGGTGACCGCGATCGACAAGCGGGCGGTCGCAGGACCGGTGCGGATCCGGGCGTTCGGCGCCTACGGCGACGTGCAGGCGGACCGCAAGCACCACGGCGGGCTCGACAAGGCGCTGTACGCCTACGCGCAGGAGGACGCGCGGTTCTGGGAGGCGGAGCTGGGCCGCGAGCTCGCGCCGGGGTTCTTCGGTGAGAACCTGCGGACCGAGGGACTCGACGTCAACGCGGCGCGGATCGGTGAGCGCTGGCGCATCGGATCACGGGTCGAGCTGGAGGTGACGATGCCCCGGACTCCCTGCGGCACCTTCGCCCGCAGGGTCGGGGGCGCGCATCAGCGCGGGTGGGTCAAGCGCTTCTCCGCGGAGCGGCGGCTGGGGCCGTATCTCCGCGTCGTGCGAACGGGCACGGTGGAGGCGGGCGACGAGATCGTGGTCGTGCCGGCGCCCGACGGTGCGCCAGGGCTGCTCGACGGGTACCGCGACCCCCTGTAG
- a CDS encoding response regulator transcription factor — MTRILIVEDEPRIAAFVSRGLEAAGYTTAISDDGAEALERALRPDIDLVLLDVGLPTMDGFEVLRELRSRGSIVPVIMLTARSSTHDTVEGLDAGANDYMSKPFTFEELLARVRSRLRESAGPSSTSLVHGDVVLDILGRRATVGGREVELSAREFALAEQFLRNPGHVLSREQLLSRVWGLDFDPGSNVVDVYVRYLRGKLGSQHIVTVRGAGYRWE; from the coding sequence ATGACGAGGATCCTCATCGTCGAAGACGAGCCGCGCATCGCGGCGTTCGTGAGCCGCGGTCTCGAGGCCGCGGGATACACGACAGCCATCTCGGACGATGGCGCGGAGGCCCTCGAGCGCGCGCTGCGCCCCGATATCGACCTCGTCCTGCTGGACGTCGGCCTTCCCACCATGGACGGCTTCGAGGTGCTGCGGGAGCTGCGCTCCCGCGGGAGCATCGTGCCCGTCATCATGCTGACCGCTCGCTCCAGCACGCACGACACCGTCGAGGGATTGGATGCCGGAGCCAACGACTACATGTCGAAGCCGTTCACGTTCGAGGAGCTGCTTGCCCGCGTCCGTTCGCGGCTGCGGGAGAGCGCCGGACCCAGCTCCACCTCGCTCGTGCACGGCGACGTCGTGCTCGACATCCTCGGCCGGCGCGCGACCGTCGGCGGGCGGGAGGTCGAGCTTTCGGCGCGCGAGTTCGCCCTGGCCGAGCAGTTCCTGCGCAACCCGGGACACGTGCTGAGCCGGGAGCAGCTGCTGAGCCGCGTGTGGGGCCTGGACTTCGACCCGGGATCGAACGTCGTCGACGTGTACGTCCGCTACCTGCGCGGGAAGCTGGGGAGCCAGCACATCGTCACGGTGCGCGGCGCCGGCTACCGCTGGGAGTGA
- a CDS encoding carbonic anhydrase has product MTYDKPTPRTVWQEMVEGNARFVSGEPRHPRQDVERRHELADGQRPRAALFGCSDSRLAAEIIFDEGLGDLFVIRNAGQVISDSVIGSLEYAVAVLEVPLIVVLGHDACGAVNAAIESTRTDAPALPANIWRQIAPIVPAVRRVIQASERGTAPDAEVVGREHLKDTVAELLRSSELISDAVAEGRVAIVGANYRLAEGRAVPSIIIGDAGHAGDADTTRDGAAA; this is encoded by the coding sequence ATGACGTACGACAAGCCCACCCCGCGCACCGTCTGGCAGGAGATGGTCGAGGGCAACGCACGATTCGTCTCGGGTGAGCCCCGGCATCCGCGCCAGGACGTCGAGCGCCGCCACGAGCTCGCCGACGGCCAGCGCCCGCGTGCCGCCCTCTTCGGGTGCTCCGACTCCCGGCTGGCCGCCGAGATCATCTTCGACGAGGGTCTGGGCGATCTCTTCGTGATCCGCAACGCCGGCCAGGTCATCTCGGACTCCGTGATCGGCAGCCTGGAGTACGCGGTCGCGGTGCTCGAGGTGCCGCTGATCGTCGTCCTCGGCCACGACGCCTGCGGCGCCGTCAACGCGGCGATCGAGAGCACGAGGACGGATGCCCCGGCACTGCCCGCCAACATCTGGCGCCAGATCGCGCCTATCGTGCCCGCTGTGCGTCGCGTGATCCAGGCGAGCGAGCGCGGCACGGCGCCCGACGCCGAGGTCGTGGGTCGCGAGCACCTCAAGGACACCGTCGCCGAGCTGCTGCGCTCATCGGAGCTCATCAGCGACGCCGTGGCCGAGGGCCGTGTCGCGATCGTCGGCGCGAACTACCGGCTCGCCGAGGGCCGCGCCGTCCCGAGCATCATCATCGGCGACGCCGGCCACGCGGGAGACGCCGACACCACGCGCGACGGCGCAGCCGCCTGA
- a CDS encoding exodeoxyribonuclease VII small subunit — protein MSVASEGRSDVASLSFEQARDELVRVVAELEQGAPTLEQSLALWERGEALAERCEEWLLGAKRRLEAARTSGSASATGGSPGLRPSGSPGDGEQPEA, from the coding sequence ATGAGCGTGGCGAGCGAAGGACGGTCCGACGTCGCGTCGCTGTCGTTCGAGCAGGCCCGCGACGAGCTCGTGCGGGTCGTCGCCGAGCTCGAGCAGGGCGCTCCGACCCTCGAGCAGTCCCTGGCGCTCTGGGAGCGCGGCGAAGCCCTCGCGGAGCGCTGCGAGGAGTGGCTCCTTGGCGCGAAGCGACGTCTGGAAGCCGCTCGCACCTCGGGATCGGCGAGCGCCACGGGCGGCTCCCCCGGCCTCCGGCCGTCCGGGAGCCCGGGCGACGGCGAGCAGCCGGAGGCGTGA
- a CDS encoding ATP-binding protein, with protein sequence MRRPSRPISARARILGAILAVACVGLAIVGSVTFLVQRERALDDIDDRLKAQVSSLNAVAGNGEEETDAESPAPTTAVEELNADEFASLEDYLEAVVARLVPGRNEASLAVIDGRARFIPSTLSGFDISDDQAFIDRAVEETAGGATKIGTAVTDEGSLRYIAIPIQFPGDPRSGVYIRAVDLGAELAPVTAAVTTYWLAAAAMVLAIGVVGWFVAGRLLSPIRSIRDAADSITLTDLSPRLPEQGNNDISDLSRTVNSMLDRLEGSVDVQRQLLDDVRHELKTPITIVRGHLELMNPGDAEDVASTREIGIAELDRMTRLVDDIDLLAAVEGDQFEMGEVDLAGLTSRVGELVTVIPGHQWRVVQQAEGAIQGDYDRLLQAWLQLADNAAKYTPDGSPIEIGSVLDTDGAHLWVRDHGPGIPPAARHRIFRRFDRAHGKRSVGGSGLGLAIVDAIMKGHGGRCVVTDTPGGGATFTIHLPLPTSELPQPVRAGDVVLQREASG encoded by the coding sequence ATGAGGCGCCCGTCCCGACCGATCTCGGCGCGCGCACGCATCCTCGGAGCGATCCTGGCGGTGGCGTGCGTGGGCCTGGCGATCGTGGGCAGCGTGACGTTCCTCGTGCAGCGCGAGCGGGCGCTCGACGACATCGACGACAGGCTGAAGGCACAGGTCTCGAGCCTCAACGCCGTGGCCGGGAATGGCGAGGAGGAGACGGATGCCGAGTCGCCTGCGCCGACGACGGCCGTCGAGGAGCTGAACGCCGACGAGTTCGCCTCGCTCGAGGACTACCTGGAAGCCGTCGTCGCGCGCCTCGTTCCCGGTCGGAACGAAGCGTCGCTCGCCGTCATCGACGGCAGGGCGCGGTTCATCCCGAGCACCCTCTCGGGCTTCGACATCTCGGACGATCAGGCGTTCATCGATCGCGCGGTCGAAGAGACGGCGGGCGGCGCGACCAAGATCGGCACCGCCGTGACGGACGAGGGATCGCTGCGCTACATCGCGATCCCGATCCAGTTCCCGGGCGACCCGCGATCCGGCGTGTACATCAGGGCCGTCGACCTGGGCGCGGAGCTCGCCCCCGTGACAGCGGCCGTGACGACGTACTGGCTGGCGGCGGCCGCGATGGTGCTCGCGATCGGGGTGGTGGGCTGGTTCGTCGCGGGCCGGCTGCTCTCGCCCATCCGCTCGATCCGGGATGCCGCTGACTCCATCACGCTCACGGATCTCTCCCCGCGCCTTCCTGAGCAGGGGAACAACGACATCTCCGACCTCTCGCGCACCGTGAACTCGATGCTCGATCGGCTCGAGGGGTCGGTGGACGTGCAGCGCCAGCTCCTCGACGACGTCCGCCACGAGCTCAAGACGCCGATCACCATCGTGCGGGGCCACCTCGAGCTCATGAACCCCGGCGACGCCGAAGACGTCGCGAGCACGCGCGAGATCGGCATTGCGGAGCTCGACCGCATGACGCGGCTCGTCGACGACATCGACCTGCTCGCCGCTGTGGAAGGCGACCAGTTCGAGATGGGCGAGGTGGACCTCGCCGGGCTGACCTCACGCGTCGGCGAGCTCGTCACCGTGATCCCGGGACACCAGTGGCGCGTCGTCCAGCAGGCGGAGGGCGCCATCCAGGGCGACTACGACCGGCTCCTCCAGGCGTGGCTGCAGCTGGCCGACAACGCCGCCAAGTACACGCCTGACGGCTCTCCCATCGAGATCGGCAGCGTGCTCGACACGGATGGTGCACACCTCTGGGTGCGCGACCACGGCCCCGGCATCCCGCCCGCCGCCAGGCACCGGATCTTCCGCCGCTTCGACCGCGCGCACGGCAAGCGAAGCGTCGGCGGGTCGGGTCTCGGACTCGCGATCGTCGATGCGATCATGAAAGGACATGGCGGACGCTGCGTCGTCACCGACACCCCCGGCGGTGGCGCCACGTTCACGATTCACCTACCCCTCCCCACTTCGGAGCTGCCGCAGCCGGTGAGGGCGGGTGACGTCGTACTCCAGCGGGAGGCATCGGGATGA
- a CDS encoding zf-HC2 domain-containing protein, whose product MNPDHPHFAQWDAAYVLGALSPSDRRDFEAHLDDCADCRRAIAQLAPTVGLLSRITAEEADDAASDAGVGLGEDPGRPAAVLSLARERARRRRLVRVTALAAAAALVIAAVAVPLAVTSSAPRPTESFALEGTSGVPLEADVQLTSVGWGTRIELRCRYPEDDESEAPEEGWTYALTVVDSAGEASNVSTWRSKPGADARLQAGTALDVSQIRSVEIRTMTGRVLMSYELSEATDG is encoded by the coding sequence ATGAACCCCGACCACCCGCACTTCGCACAGTGGGATGCCGCGTACGTGCTCGGCGCCCTCTCGCCCAGCGACCGCCGCGACTTCGAGGCCCATCTCGACGACTGCGCGGACTGCCGGCGCGCGATCGCCCAGCTCGCCCCGACGGTGGGGCTCCTCTCGCGGATCACCGCCGAGGAGGCGGACGACGCCGCGAGCGACGCCGGCGTCGGACTCGGGGAGGACCCGGGCCGGCCGGCCGCAGTCCTTTCGCTGGCGCGCGAGCGCGCGCGCCGGCGTCGCCTCGTGCGCGTGACAGCGCTCGCCGCCGCGGCCGCGCTCGTGATCGCGGCCGTCGCGGTTCCGCTGGCGGTCACCTCATCCGCACCACGGCCGACGGAATCCTTCGCTCTCGAGGGCACGTCGGGCGTCCCGCTCGAGGCCGACGTGCAGCTGACCTCTGTCGGCTGGGGGACTCGCATCGAGCTGCGCTGTCGCTATCCCGAGGATGACGAGTCCGAGGCGCCGGAGGAGGGCTGGACCTATGCGCTCACCGTCGTCGACAGTGCGGGCGAGGCGTCGAATGTGTCGACCTGGCGCTCCAAGCCGGGTGCCGACGCTCGCCTTCAGGCCGGAACGGCCCTCGACGTCTCCCAGATCCGGAGCGTCGAGATCCGGACGATGACGGGGAGGGTCCTGATGTCGTACGAGCTTTCGGAGGCGACGGATGGCTAG